From the genome of Rarobacter incanus, one region includes:
- a CDS encoding HNH endonuclease signature motif containing protein, translating into MIEQWACNGGIQRVWTEPGGRVVVLETPSRVFSAHQRRAIAARDGNTCVIPHCTIPALACEAHHVTAWALGGKTVVDNGVLLCWSHHRTIENGYWAITMRHGRPVITHAIRSFHPRSPAGGNNPPRPPQQPGPARPPRPPTPPGSPGLRAQSPEAWGARASTQDAQVRVSPRAQSRPLARTRPQAHAQIQIPSVEPGSPQPYAQSPVEPGSQWRTRSPLLPQPYAQSPIASGARPGSPGLPMERQRYARSPVVPEPLSRPGSYVRMRVQQLQSGMLQQPQQPQQPQSRMLQQPQPQQPQPPLPP; encoded by the coding sequence ATGATTGAGCAGTGGGCTTGTAATGGTGGTATTCAGCGTGTGTGGACGGAGCCTGGTGGGCGGGTTGTGGTTTTAGAGACCCCCTCGCGGGTTTTTTCTGCGCATCAGCGAAGAGCGATCGCGGCTCGTGATGGTAATACGTGTGTGATTCCGCATTGCACTATCCCGGCTCTGGCTTGTGAGGCCCATCACGTGACTGCGTGGGCGTTGGGTGGTAAGACCGTGGTCGATAACGGTGTGCTTTTGTGTTGGTCGCACCACCGCACGATCGAGAATGGGTATTGGGCCATCACTATGCGTCACGGCAGACCCGTGATCACGCACGCGATACGCTCTTTCCACCCGCGGTCCCCCGCAGGTGGTAACAACCCACCACGCCCACCCCAACAACCCGGACCAGCAAGACCACCGCGGCCACCAACGCCACCGGGATCGCCGGGATTACGGGCGCAGTCACCAGAAGCGTGGGGGGCGCGGGCATCGACGCAGGACGCGCAGGTGCGAGTATCGCCAAGGGCGCAGTCACGGCCACTGGCGCGAACACGGCCACAAGCACACGCGCAAATACAGATACCATCCGTGGAACCGGGCTCACCGCAGCCATATGCGCAGTCACCGGTCGAGCCGGGATCACAGTGGCGGACGCGATCGCCACTGTTACCGCAGCCGTATGCGCAGTCACCGATAGCGTCGGGGGCGCGACCGGGGTCGCCGGGGCTGCCGATGGAGCGGCAGCGGTATGCGCGCTCACCGGTAGTGCCAGAGCCACTGTCACGACCTGGGTCGTATGTAAGGATGCGGGTGCAGCAACTGCAGTCAGGGATGCTGCAGCAACCGCAGCAACCGCAGCAACCGCAGTCAAGGATGTTGCAGCAGCCACAGCCACAGCAACCGCAGCCGCCGCTGCCTCCGTAG
- the ndk gene encoding nucleoside-diphosphate kinase has translation MTFEQERTLILVKPDGVERGLTGEVVRRIEAKGYRLVAVEMRTAPRDLLELHYAEHAGKSFFEPLVEFMASGPVVAIVAQGDRVIEGFRSLAGATDPTKAAPGTIRGDLGRAWPTAVTQNIVHGSDSPESAEREIGIWFPLLGE, from the coding sequence ATGACTTTTGAACAAGAACGCACACTGATCCTTGTCAAGCCCGACGGGGTTGAGCGGGGACTCACTGGCGAGGTGGTGCGCCGCATCGAGGCCAAAGGCTACCGTTTGGTTGCTGTAGAAATGCGGACCGCACCCCGCGACCTCTTAGAACTGCACTACGCGGAACATGCGGGCAAGTCGTTCTTCGAACCGCTAGTTGAGTTCATGGCGTCGGGGCCGGTCGTGGCCATCGTCGCCCAAGGTGACCGGGTGATAGAAGGATTTCGTTCGCTCGCTGGGGCGACGGACCCAACCAAGGCCGCACCCGGCACGATCCGGGGCGATCTCGGGCGGGCCTGGCCGACCGCCGTTACGCAGAACATTGTCCACGGGTCGGATTCTCCTGAATCCGCGGAGCGCGAAATCGGGATCTGGTTCCCGCTGCTCGGCGAATGA
- a CDS encoding DUF4233 domain-containing protein, with product MSGQRRPAPIPVPGDRIKAKQSAKKQFTQSTLLLEAFVMLFATLVVNSLRSVPTLWQGDPPTAARVWVAGGGLVVFLIVISRMCGTLAGDVAGSVAQIPVLLSALVVEMMLILAVIFVIIWIASLYWGAKIDRERAQYDAAHPETAPNV from the coding sequence ATGAGCGGACAACGCAGGCCAGCGCCAATTCCAGTGCCCGGCGACCGTATCAAGGCCAAGCAGAGCGCCAAGAAGCAGTTCACGCAGAGCACCTTGTTGCTTGAGGCGTTTGTGATGCTTTTCGCGACATTGGTGGTCAATTCGCTGCGCTCGGTGCCGACCCTGTGGCAGGGCGATCCCCCGACCGCCGCGCGTGTTTGGGTTGCGGGCGGCGGACTGGTCGTGTTCCTGATCGTCATCTCGCGGATGTGCGGGACGCTGGCAGGGGACGTCGCCGGGTCTGTGGCACAGATCCCGGTGCTACTCAGCGCGCTGGTGGTCGAGATGATGCTCATTTTGGCGGTGATTTTCGTGATCATTTGGATCGCATCGTTATATTGGGGCGCCAAGATCGACCGCGAGCGTGCGCAGTATGACGCAGCGCACCCCGAAACGGCCCCGAACGTCTAG
- a CDS encoding bifunctional folylpolyglutamate synthase/dihydrofolate synthase, which translates to MSGPDPDAVHDRLGVVYAEILSRAPEHDIDPTLDRVRDVLDLLGNPQRAYKAVHVTGTNGKTSTSRMVESLVRAHGLRTGRFTSPHLTSVTERIAIDGEPISAERFIETYDDVIPYISMIDERSVAGGGPRLSFFEVLTVMAYAAFADAPIDVAIVEVGMGGRWDSTNVIDAQVSVITPIALDHVRWLGSSIAEIAAEKAGIIKSGATAIVATQPPAARRVIEARIAELGVLEVSEPDGYCVMDRTVAVGGQVVTVRTPAAVYEDVMIPLHGRYQAHNAAAALAATEALMGSGRALDGAVVQEAFGTVTSPGRLELVSSSPVVIVDAAHNPAGAQALVESLDEAFALRRVVAVVAMMSDKEAEGFLAELEPHVSDVVVTSMPTDRAFEIEELAEIADDVFGDDRVYRASTLADAIDAAAALAESDMAEVSGVGGGVIVTGSVVLAAHARTLFGRDTA; encoded by the coding sequence GTGAGCGGACCCGATCCCGACGCCGTCCACGACAGGCTGGGCGTCGTATATGCGGAAATACTCTCGCGCGCGCCCGAACATGATATTGACCCGACTCTCGACCGGGTCCGCGACGTCTTGGACCTGCTGGGCAACCCACAGCGCGCCTACAAGGCAGTCCACGTCACCGGTACCAACGGGAAGACATCGACGTCACGCATGGTTGAGTCCTTGGTTCGCGCGCACGGGTTGCGGACAGGGCGGTTCACCTCGCCTCATTTGACAAGCGTGACCGAGCGAATCGCGATTGACGGCGAGCCGATCAGCGCCGAGCGATTCATTGAAACGTACGACGATGTGATCCCATACATCTCGATGATCGACGAACGGTCGGTTGCCGGTGGAGGCCCCAGGCTGAGCTTCTTTGAGGTGCTCACGGTCATGGCGTATGCGGCTTTCGCGGACGCCCCCATCGACGTCGCTATCGTCGAGGTGGGCATGGGGGGACGCTGGGATTCGACTAACGTCATAGATGCGCAGGTGTCTGTGATTACGCCGATTGCGCTTGACCACGTCCGTTGGCTCGGTTCTTCGATCGCGGAAATTGCGGCCGAAAAGGCCGGCATCATCAAATCGGGTGCTACGGCTATAGTCGCCACGCAGCCGCCCGCCGCTCGCCGGGTCATTGAAGCCCGCATCGCAGAACTAGGGGTGCTGGAAGTCAGCGAACCGGACGGCTACTGCGTGATGGACCGCACGGTCGCGGTTGGTGGCCAGGTCGTCACTGTCCGCACGCCCGCAGCAGTCTACGAGGACGTCATGATTCCGCTGCACGGCCGCTATCAGGCGCACAATGCCGCCGCGGCGCTCGCGGCTACCGAGGCGCTTATGGGTTCCGGTCGCGCGCTCGACGGCGCCGTGGTGCAAGAGGCCTTCGGCACCGTTACGTCGCCAGGGCGATTGGAATTGGTGTCCTCGTCCCCTGTGGTTATCGTTGATGCCGCACACAATCCTGCGGGCGCCCAAGCGCTTGTGGAGAGTCTGGACGAGGCCTTTGCATTGCGGAGGGTGGTCGCCGTTGTGGCGATGATGTCCGATAAGGAGGCCGAGGGGTTCCTTGCCGAACTGGAGCCGCACGTCAGCGACGTTGTGGTCACGTCGATGCCCACGGATCGTGCGTTTGAGATAGAGGAACTCGCCGAGATCGCCGATGATGTCTTTGGCGACGATCGGGTCTACCGCGCGTCGACACTGGCCGACGCGATCGACGCGGCTGCTGCGCTCGCGGAATCGGACATGGCGGAAGTCTCCGGTGTCGGCGGTGGTGTAATAGTCACCGGCTCGGTGGTCCTGGCGGCACATGCCCGCACGCTGTTCGGGCGCGACACCGCGTGA